The DNA sequence ATGCCGTAACCCTGGGAAGGGGATGAGCATGGCAGTGGTGAAGAGGCCTGGGCCACCCCTGCCCTGAGGGGCCTGGGGACAGGACAAGGGTGACTATGACGGGCATCAGTGATAGCCCAACTTCCCATCCCTCAGACCTTTTCCAGTCCCTCCGTTGGTTGGGTGACTCATCCAAATCCTACCTGTTCCTCAGTGGCATCATCAGTGTCTACATCAAAGAGGGAGCCCAAATAAGCCAAGTGAAAGACAGCTAGGGCCCTGAAGAAGAGGTTCAGCACCTGCACGCCCAGACCCTGGGGGGGACACGGGGAACGGGGTTTTTGGACCTGGCCTGAGAGAGAGGCGAGAGCATCCCAGAAAGGGGTGGGCATGGCTATGGCCAGGcgttgggaggaagggaggggagggcagaagcAGAGAGGCCAGGGAAGGAAATAAGGGCAGgttctgggggaggggaaaggcaagTCATCTCACCGTGCGGTGTTGGTGTGGACAGTCTGGGGGGCAGCGCTTAGAGAGGACACAAGCATTGAAGATGGTAGCCAGCCGCTTCCGGAGCACTGAGGACCAAGAAAATTGGCAGTTCTTTGGAGGTTGGGGTTCCAAAGGGAgttaaggaaagaagaagggaggctTTCAGGGCCTGAGGAAGGGGATGAGGCAtgcaggaaaggggagggaaagatgagGCCTTCTAGAAggtgaggtgagagggagaggggaggaaaggggcatCTCACCATGTTCCACATACGTGATGAAGGCAAGAGTGAGCAGCACGGCCCCCAagtggaaactgaagccctgggGGGTGGAGAGAATGCCAGGCCATGGGGCAGAGGTGGGGTAAGAAGGGACAGCCCCAAACCTCCACCTCGCCCACTCCTTACATGCAGGAGGGCACTGGCAGCGTAGGTCACAAGGAGGGCTGAGAGCTTGCCGAGGCGAAGGGAATTCTTGAAAACATCTGGAGAAGGCCAGGGAACAAGCCTCACTCTTCCCAGTTTGCTTTAGTttgttgggggggagggcaggtccccagcctccttcccctccccttccccccctccaaccCTGGGACAGATCatctgggaaggaaagaggatggagagagagaaatccctagcttcctccctccccagggcCAGATCCCTGGCCTGGCCTCCCGCAGTGGGACGGGGTGGGTCTCACAGGAATTGAGCCAGTGTGACATGGGCAGGTTCCAGCTGGTGACGACCTCAACCATGGACCTGGGAAGCTCCACATTCAGGGGCCTCGACACAGTGAGGTCCCTGCAGGGAGAAAGCAGTTGGGAGCAGGAAGGGCTGTACCAGCTGCTACCCCCAGGAAACCCAGCCTCTGGAAGGGGATTCCCTACCACCGCAAGTGGTCCTTCTCCTCTGTGAAGCCTGCCCCAGCCAGTGTTGTCGTGCCCTCTGACAGGAAACCCACAAAGTAGTTACTGAAGTGGAATGAGATGGCACTCTCGTAGGCACGCAGCCACCTGGGGTGGGAGAAGAGTGGGGTGTTGGAGCATGCCCCCCACCACTAGCCACCCAGATGTTAACTTGCTTCTCCTCCACAGAGACTCACCTGGCCACAGCGCCCCTGATGGATGAagtacaaagaagggaaaagagagaagagacaagtgTCAGCAGGAACATGGAGGACAGAAGGAGGGGCTGCTGAGCCTGAGTGGGCAAGCTGAACCTTACCTCACTTGGCGTTTCTTGCTGCAAATATGGaggcatggggaggggagaggagaaaaagtcagGGGTGCTTGGAATAGGAGGCAGACCAGAGCGTAGGCTAGGAGCCTGAAGAAAGGGCTGTGCTGGGGGTGGGCCGCAGGCCCCACTGCTCACCTGCGCAGCAGCCGGTCCCCGTAGAGTGGGATGAAGTAAGGGAAGAGGTAGGGGCCCACGCAGGTGGAAACCACCAAGCACAGGAGAGCCCGGGCCAGGCTCCCTGCCACCTTCCCCAGCCATGTGAAGCTCTGCAGGACAcggtagggggtggggggagaccaATGTCAGGGGCTGCCCTAGCTGACCTCCTCCCACCCTGTCACCAGCCCATAGGCCCCTGCCCTGTCACCAGTGGTCGGCCCTCGACAGCGTGGAGATAGCTGCGGAAGTGAAGCCAGGGCCCGAAGATGATGGTGCCCACGAAGTAGAGGTAGCCCATGAACTCCACAGGGGAGGGCACTGCACCCAGCTCACCCCGATCCAGGTCAAAGCCCAGGGACACGGCTTTCATGGCGACGATCATCTGGGCCCCTGCAGGCGAGCGAGCAGGCGGACGACGGCGGGCGCATGCACCCAAGGGGCCCAAGGGGGGTGACCAGCCAACCAACCAGGGGCCGAGGAAGGTACtgaag is a window from the Trichosurus vulpecula isolate mTriVul1 unplaced genomic scaffold, mTriVul1.pri scaffold_155_arrow_ctg1, whole genome shotgun sequence genome containing:
- the PORCN gene encoding protein-serine O-palmitoleoyltransferase porcupine isoform X2 — encoded protein: MATFSRQDFFQQLVQGCVVPTAQQGLDQLWLLLAVCLTCRLLWRLGLPPAVKHASMVAGGFFSLYHFFQRHMVWVVLLSLLCYLVLFLCRHSSHRGVFLSVTILIYLLMGEMHMVDTVTWHKMRGAQMIVAMKAVSLGFDLDRGELGAVPSPVEFMGYLYFVGTIIFGPWLHFRSYLHAVEGRPLSFTWLGKVAGSLARALLCLVVSTCVGPYLFPYFIPLYGDRLLRRGAVARWLRAYESAISFHFSNYFVGFLSEGTTTLAGAGFTEEKDHLRWDLTVSRPLNVELPRSMVEVVTSWNLPMSHWLNSYVFKNSLRLGKLSALLVTYAASALLHGFSFHLGAVLLTLAFITYVEHVLRKRLATIFNACVLSKRCPPDCPHQHRTGLGVQVLNLFFRALAVFHLAYLGSLFDVDTDDATEEQGYGMSHTIRKWSELGWASHWLTFSCWIFYRLIS
- the PORCN gene encoding protein-serine O-palmitoleoyltransferase porcupine isoform X1, encoding MATFSRQDFFQQLVQGCVVPTAQQGLDQLWLLLAVCLTCRLLWRLGLPPAVKHASMVAGGFFSLYHFFQRHMVWVVLLSLLCYLVLFLCRHSSHRGVFLSVTILIYLLMGEMHMVDTVTWHKMRGAQMIVAMKAVSLGFDLDRGELGAVPSPVEFMGYLYFVGTIIFGPWLHFRSYLHAVEGRPLSFTWLGKVAGSLARALLCLVVSTCVGPYLFPYFIPLYGDRLLRSKKRQVRGAVARWLRAYESAISFHFSNYFVGFLSEGTTTLAGAGFTEEKDHLRWDLTVSRPLNVELPRSMVEVVTSWNLPMSHWLNSYVFKNSLRLGKLSALLVTYAASALLHGFSFHLGAVLLTLAFITYVEHVLRKRLATIFNACVLSKRCPPDCPHQHRTGLGVQVLNLFFRALAVFHLAYLGSLFDVDTDDATEEQGYGMSHTIRKWSELGWASHWLTFSCWIFYRLIS
- the PORCN gene encoding protein-serine O-palmitoleoyltransferase porcupine isoform X3, with amino-acid sequence MATFSRQDFFQQLVQGCVVPTAQQGLDQLWLLLAVCLTCRLLWRLGLPPAVKHASMVAGGFFSLYHFFQRHMVWVVLLSLLCYLVLFLCRHSSHRGVFLSVTILIYLLMGEMHMVDTVTWHKMRGAQMIVAMKAVSLGFDLDRGELGAVPSPVEFMGYLYFVGTIIFGPWLHFRSYLHAVEGRPLSFTWLGKVAGSLARALLCLVVSTCVGPYLFPYFIPLYGDRLLRRWLRAYESAISFHFSNYFVGFLSEGTTTLAGAGFTEEKDHLRWDLTVSRPLNVELPRSMVEVVTSWNLPMSHWLNSYVFKNSLRLGKLSALLVTYAASALLHGFSFHLGAVLLTLAFITYVEHVLRKRLATIFNACVLSKRCPPDCPHQHRTGLGVQVLNLFFRALAVFHLAYLGSLFDVDTDDATEEQGYGMSHTIRKWSELGWASHWLTFSCWIFYRLIS